Part of the Grimontia kaedaensis genome is shown below.
AAAGTTGTTGTGACTGATAATGGCGTGAAAATTATTGGTTATACCGACATGGTTGGTCGTCTGCCAACACAATCGTCACAGCTTTATGGTACCAATCTGGTTAACCTGATGAAGCTGCTGTGCAAAGAAAAAGATGGCAACATCGATATCGATTTTGAAGACGTGGTTCTGCGTGGTGTAACTGTTGTTAAAGACGGTGAAATCACCTGGCCAGCGCCACCAATTCAAGTGTCTGCGCAGCCACAAGCTAAAGCAGAACCAATTGCGCCTAAAGAAGAGAAAGTCGAAGAACCAACATCACCAGTGAAGAAAATTGCTGCACTGGCAGTGGGTCTTGGTGCATTTGGCTGGGTGGCTTCTGTTGCACCACCAGCTTTCCTCTCACATTTCACGGTATTCGTACTGGCTTGTGTTGTTGGTTACTACGTAGTTTGGAACGTGACACATGCTCTGCATACCCCACTGATGTCGGTTACTAATGCTATTTCAGGCATTATTGTTGTGGGCGCGCTACTTCAGATTGGTCAGGGTAATGGTGTGGTTTCTTTCCTCGCCTTTATTGCCGTTCTCATTGCAAGCATAAATATCTTTGGTGGCTTTACTGTTACCAAACGCATGCTTGAAATGTTCCGTAAAGATTAATAGGAGTAGCAAAGAATGTCTGCAGGACTAGCACAAGCAGCCTACATCGTTGCTGCATTGTTTTTCATCTTGAGCCTTGCTGGCCTATCAAAGCAAACTTCAGCAAGATCAGGTAATTACTTTGGTATCGCTGGTATGAGCATCGCGCTCATCGCGACCATCTTTGGCCCATATTCTGAAGGTCTTTCTTGGATCTTTATTGCGATGGTCATTGGTGGTGCTATCGGTATCTACTACGCCAAACGCGTAGAAATGACTGAAATGCCAGAACTGGTTGCGATCCTACATAGCTTTGTAGGTATGGCTGCCGTTTTGGTGGGTTACAACAGCTACTTAGAGCCACCAGTATATGCTGGCGAGTTTGCACACACTGAACACGTTATTCACATGGTGGAGGTGTTCTTGGGTGTGTTCATTGGTGCTGTTACTTTCACTGGTTCGATTGTCGCGTTTGGTAAGCTACGTGGTATCATTTCGTCTTCTCCTTTGAACTTACCACACAAGCACAAGATGAATCTGGCAGCAGTTGTTATTTCAACTTTGCTAATGGTTTACTTCGTGAAGGCAGACGGCAGCACGTTTGCACTGCTTGTGATGACGCTGATTGCTTTTGCTTTCGGTTATCACTTGGTTGCCTCAATTGGTGGTGCGGATATGCCGGTGGTCGTTTCAATGCTGAACTCGTATTCAGGTTGGGCAGCAGCGGCGGCAGGTTTCATGCTGGCAAACGATCTCTTGATCGTTACTGGTGCACTGGTAGGTTCGTCTGGTGCGATTCTGTCTTACATCATGTGTAAAGCCATGAACCGTTCTTTCGTCAGTGTTATTGCTGGTGGCTTCGGCCAGGAAATCTCTGTGTCTTCAGATGTTGAGTACGGCGAACACCGCGAAGTGTCTGCTGATGAAGTTGCGGAGATGCTGAAAGATTCTCGCTCTGTGATCATCACCCCTGGATACGGTATGGCGGTTGCTCAGGCACAGTACCCAGTACATGAAATCACTGAAAAGCTGCGTGCGAAAGGCGTTGATGTTCGCTTTGGTATCCACCCTGTTGCGGGGCGTCTGCCAGGCCACATGAACGTACTGCTTGCTGAAGCAAAAGTACCTTATGACATCGTTCTGGAAATGGACGAGATCAATGATGATTTCCCAGAAACAGATACCGTTCTGGTTATCGGTGCTAACGACACCGTAAACCCGGCGGCGATGGAAGATCCAAACAGCCCAATCGCAGGCATGCCGGTTCTGGAAGTTTGGAATGCGAAGAACGTTATCGTATTCAAGCGCTCTATGAATACAGGTTATGCTGGCGTTCAGAACCCACTGTTCTTTAAAGACAACACGGCAATGCTGTTCGGTGATGCGAAAGAGAGCGTTGACGCGATCTCGAAAGCTATCTAATCCAGTAAAACGAATGAATCAGGCCAGCAAGTTGCTGGCCTTTTTCGTGCGAGAAAGCCGCAGATAGCAACTTTTCTTGCCGAGACTCTTACAAACCACTGACATTGTGAAATATTTTGATGGTAATCTCACCCCATGCAAAAGTTCCTGATTGTTTGTTTTACATTGTTCAGTTCGCACGGCTGGGCAAACGCGTCGTTTCCTGAACAGCTGAGTGCGTTCAGGCTATCGCTATTGGCTGAACGACCAATCGCTACTTATGCTCTTAATGCCATTCACAGCGAGTACCCAAAGGCACTGTTAGTGCCTGACAGTCTTCTACCGCAATCTTCGAACTACCCGTTGAAAGATCTTAAGCGTCTCTATCAGTCATCAGAAAAATGCAAAGGACCATGGCCTGTGAGTCCTCTGGTGACGGATCCTTTGGTATTTACCCGTGCGATGTGCTTCAACACACAACTGCCTTCTGTATGGTTTTCTCGCTCTAATCTTATTCACCCGGGCGGGGGGAGCTATGCGGCAAAGTACGTAGAGAAGTTTCCTGATCGCCGCGATGAGCTACTTCGTTTTTTCCACATAAAAGAAAGGTTGCTGTCACCGCCGGATACCTTGCTCGGTCGCTTACAACGTATGCCTGAAAATGGCATCAATGCATTGAACGGTGGTGCGGAATCAATCTTGTCAGGAGAAGACCTTTGGGTTCGCGAAGGTAGCCAATACAAGCTTTACAACACTGAAGCTTGGTTGCCGCTTCTTGAAAAGCAAAACCTCATGGCTTCGCCGATTGACGAAAATGGGTTCTGTCTCTCACGTATAGGTAATGTCTGTTGGAATCAGAAGCAGGCACCGTCTTATTGGTCTCAGCTTGTTATCGCGTTGGCAGTCATCAACATTCTATGGATTGCAGGATGGGTGTTTAACCGTTGGACGGTAAAACGTCGTTTGATGCAGGAGCGGATGCTGGTCTTGCAGATCCTGACCCACGAGCTTCGCACACCAATAGCCAGTTTAGGGATGACGGTAGAAGGGTTTCGCCGTAAATTCGACAGCTTGCCAGAGCCCCTTTATGATGAGTTTCGTCGCCTTTGTGAAGATTCCATGCGACTAAAACAACTTGCCGAGGCGAGCAAAGACTACCTGCAATCCAACCAGCAACAACTGGTAAAGGAAGATATTCCTTCTCTGGAGGATTGGCTTGGTTACCTGTGCGAAGAGCGTCAGGTAAAATTGGAGGTGAAAGAAGACGGACCGATTACTGTCAATATTTATTGGTTGACGACTTCACTCGACAACCTTATAAGCAATGCCAAAAAGTACGGTGTAACACCTGTGATGGTATACGCCGAAATAAACGACGACATGTTATCGATTCGTGTTCAGGATCAGGGAAGACTGACCGCCAAGGATTGGAAAACGATTCGAAAACCTTTTGTCAGCGAAAAAGGCCTGGGGCTTGGACTGACAATTGTGGAAGCAATGATAGAAAGGATGGGGGGCAGACTGACTTTGTTTGGGCCGCCTACCACATTTACTTTGGAGATACCTTGTGACCCAACAAACGACTCTGTTGCTGGTTGAGGATGATGCAAACCTGGCAGATGGTCTTCTCGCCAGTTTGGAACAGAACGGTTATAAATGCCTTTACGCCGATTGCGCCGGAAGAGTAGAGGCGCTATGGGCGCAAGCTGATTTAGTCGTTCTCGACCGTCAGCTTCCGGAAGGCGATTCTATGGAATGGCTTCCTGCCTGGAGAAAAATTAAAGAAGTTCCAGTCATCATGCTCACTGCGATGGTCTCTGTACGAGACCGCGTAGGAGGCCTTGATTCCGGTGCAACGGACTACATGACCAAACCATTCGCGGAAGCCGAACTTCTGGCACGTATCCGTGTGCATCTGCGTCGTCCCCTGACTGAGGGCGACACGGCTGCCGTTGATGACATTGTGGTCGGTAAGCTTCGCATCAATCTATCTACGCGCTCTGTGATTTGTTCAGAGAGCGAAGTTATCCTCACACGTACTGAGTTTGATTTGCTGGCATTTCTGGCAAAGAATGCTGGTCGTGTTTTCACCCGTGATGAGCTACTTGACCAGGTTTGGGGCTATAACCATTACCCAACCACACGAACGGTCGATACCCACGTGTTGCAGCTTCGCCAAAAATTACCTGAGTGTGAAATCGAAACTCTTCGTGGTGTTGGTTATCGGATGAAAATGTACTAATGAAACCCTCGGTATTCCTTTTAATAGCATCGATTGTTCCATTTGGAAGCACAGCAGCATGGTTCAGCGGATCAGACGCACTAACATCTGCTCACCAACGTTTACTGGAAGGGAATACCGCTCAGAGTTTTGATGCCATGGTTGAAGCATGGCAACAGGACAAAACAGATACAGAGCAACGTCACCTGACTGAGCTGCTTTCGCTGGCCATCAGTGAGGATTGCGGGAGAAGTTTGAGTACACTTTCTCTTCCAAACTGGCTTCAAGCGATGGTTATTCGCCGCGAAACAGTACAAACCCCGAACCGTGTGTATTACCAATTCTCGATCTATGGTTCTTCTGACGCGGGCATTTCCAACGTTACCTTTTCTGAGTGGCCTGAAAGGAAACTCCTGAATGCGAACCTAACGTCTGAAAATTCAAACAGTTTCAAGCTGGATATAGGTGGTCTCTCAGGCGCCGTTCACGCTGGTCTCTACAAGCTTGATGTGATGTCGACTGAAAGTGAGAGCTGGTCATCCTGGGTGTTGGTTTCTCAGCCAGAGCCAATTCAGAAGATCAGTTGGAAAGACAGTCGAAGCTGGCGTATCGCGCCACCCACAGATTTGAAAAGCACGTGTCCTAGGCCTTTCTTGTCAATGAACCTGTATCAAACCGATGTCGGTGAGGATGCGCCAATCTGGTCTGAGGAAAAAGATAAGAATTTGCCTACATCGCTGCCAGTTATTGACGTACCAAACGGACAATACTGGTTTTCTGTAGCGCTTATCGAAAGGCGTTGGCAAGGAGCTATATTGTTTGAAGATGTCCAACGAATTGCCAGATTTATTGATTTACCTGATGTGGACCTGAGGGAGCTTTCACTTAAACCCGGTCAAGAATAAGCCTGTTAACATAATTTCTTTGATCTTCTATCAATAACACCACTCATTGGTTTGAGTGATGTCACACCTTCAAGAATTGTCTCTTTATTGCTAAAAGGCTTCTACTACCCTCTGTAGAGAAAGTAGACACAATGCCGTTTTAAAGTACAAAACTCGCAGTGTCTCCCGCCTTTTGAACCACAGAGATGGAATTCTTACCATGAAAAAGAGTTTACTCGCATTCAGTATTGCGCTGATTTCTATGCCCGCACTGGCTGCTAATTACAGTATTGATACCCGAATTGATGCCATGGGTGGCGCGGGTACTGCCGCAGCAGATTTCCTATCTGCTGGTTTCCATAACCCTGCGTTAGTCGCTATGGATCCAGACAGCTCTTTTGGTGTGTTGTTTCCTGTTATCGGCTTACAGTATCGCGATCCAGATAAATTGGTTGATGGACTCGAAGATTTCGGCGGAGTATTTGATACGTTTCAAGCTGACCCAACAAATAGTGATAACCGCACTAACGCTGCTAATGCACTAAGAAACTTACAAAATAAGCTCGCTTATGTAAGCGGTGGTATTGGTGGTGCGATT
Proteins encoded:
- a CDS encoding ATP-binding protein, whose product is MQKFLIVCFTLFSSHGWANASFPEQLSAFRLSLLAERPIATYALNAIHSEYPKALLVPDSLLPQSSNYPLKDLKRLYQSSEKCKGPWPVSPLVTDPLVFTRAMCFNTQLPSVWFSRSNLIHPGGGSYAAKYVEKFPDRRDELLRFFHIKERLLSPPDTLLGRLQRMPENGINALNGGAESILSGEDLWVREGSQYKLYNTEAWLPLLEKQNLMASPIDENGFCLSRIGNVCWNQKQAPSYWSQLVIALAVINILWIAGWVFNRWTVKRRLMQERMLVLQILTHELRTPIASLGMTVEGFRRKFDSLPEPLYDEFRRLCEDSMRLKQLAEASKDYLQSNQQQLVKEDIPSLEDWLGYLCEERQVKLEVKEDGPITVNIYWLTTSLDNLISNAKKYGVTPVMVYAEINDDMLSIRVQDQGRLTAKDWKTIRKPFVSEKGLGLGLTIVEAMIERMGGRLTLFGPPTTFTLEIPCDPTNDSVAG
- a CDS encoding response regulator transcription factor yields the protein MTQQTTLLLVEDDANLADGLLASLEQNGYKCLYADCAGRVEALWAQADLVVLDRQLPEGDSMEWLPAWRKIKEVPVIMLTAMVSVRDRVGGLDSGATDYMTKPFAEAELLARIRVHLRRPLTEGDTAAVDDIVVGKLRINLSTRSVICSESEVILTRTEFDLLAFLAKNAGRVFTRDELLDQVWGYNHYPTTRTVDTHVLQLRQKLPECEIETLRGVGYRMKMY
- the pntB gene encoding Re/Si-specific NAD(P)(+) transhydrogenase subunit beta, whose product is MSAGLAQAAYIVAALFFILSLAGLSKQTSARSGNYFGIAGMSIALIATIFGPYSEGLSWIFIAMVIGGAIGIYYAKRVEMTEMPELVAILHSFVGMAAVLVGYNSYLEPPVYAGEFAHTEHVIHMVEVFLGVFIGAVTFTGSIVAFGKLRGIISSSPLNLPHKHKMNLAAVVISTLLMVYFVKADGSTFALLVMTLIAFAFGYHLVASIGGADMPVVVSMLNSYSGWAAAAAGFMLANDLLIVTGALVGSSGAILSYIMCKAMNRSFVSVIAGGFGQEISVSSDVEYGEHREVSADEVAEMLKDSRSVIITPGYGMAVAQAQYPVHEITEKLRAKGVDVRFGIHPVAGRLPGHMNVLLAEAKVPYDIVLEMDEINDDFPETDTVLVIGANDTVNPAAMEDPNSPIAGMPVLEVWNAKNVIVFKRSMNTGYAGVQNPLFFKDNTAMLFGDAKESVDAISKAI
- a CDS encoding DUF2861 family protein, with the translated sequence MKPSVFLLIASIVPFGSTAAWFSGSDALTSAHQRLLEGNTAQSFDAMVEAWQQDKTDTEQRHLTELLSLAISEDCGRSLSTLSLPNWLQAMVIRRETVQTPNRVYYQFSIYGSSDAGISNVTFSEWPERKLLNANLTSENSNSFKLDIGGLSGAVHAGLYKLDVMSTESESWSSWVLVSQPEPIQKISWKDSRSWRIAPPTDLKSTCPRPFLSMNLYQTDVGEDAPIWSEEKDKNLPTSLPVIDVPNGQYWFSVALIERRWQGAILFEDVQRIARFIDLPDVDLRELSLKPGQE